The DNA segment GCGTCTTCTGCGCCCGCATGTTGGACAGCCCTTCGATGCCCGTCAGCACGACGTCGATCGAGACTCTGCCGGCGGACTGCTGGGCGGCGAGTTTGCCGGCCGCGTCGGCGGGTGCCCCCGTCTCGTAGGTGATGCCGGAGACGAGCTTGGGGTGTGCCTTCTTGTAGTTCTCGATCACCGGCTGCATGTGGGCCAAGTCGCCCGACACGTCCAGGATGTTCAGCTTGACCGGGGAATCGGGCAGCGCGGGAGCCGAGGCCGGTGCTTCGGGCAGAGACTGTATTTCGGGCGTCGAACAGGCCGAAGCGAAGAGAGTTGCGGCCAGCAAACCAGAGACACGTACGGCTGATCTGATCTTCATGGGACAGGCCTTCCTCAATCACCGGGTCCGAGTGCCCGGCGGCGGCGAAGGAAATCGCTTTCCGGACGGTAGGGCCAGCCCCGAATACGTGTCAATGCATACGTCGATACTCTCTCGTCATGTGATCGGAACACTCTCGCCCGTCCGGCCATGACGCCGTCGGAGTGGACCACCCATCGATCTCTACAGCCCGTGAACTGGGCAAATGAGATCGTTGACGCCTTGTCATCACAAGATGGAGGATCACCGGTGAGACGTCCACCGGTGCTCTCGAGCAAGAATCGCCCCGTTGCGCGCAGTGGCGCGGCCGGCGTCCGACACCAGAGGAGGCAGCCCGATGCCCGAAGCGGCCAGATCCCCTGTCACGTTGCGTGATGTCGCTGCTGCGGCGGGCGTCTCGATCACGACTGCTTCCCGCGTCCTGGGGGGCAGCACCCACTCGGTGTCGAAGGCGACCGCCGAACGCGTACGCACGGCCGCCGCGGACCTGCGTTACACACTGAACGCGTCCGCACGGGCCATGCGACGGGCCAGTGAGGCGGTCGCACTCGTCGCGGACGACCTGACCACACCTTCCATGGGCATGGTGGTCGCGGCGATGGAGAGGCAGGCCCGGAAATCGGGCGCGTTCGTCACCGTGTCCTCGACTCGCGCCACCCCGGACAGGCAACTGCAGACCGTCCGACTGCTGCGCGGGCTGCGGCCGAAGGCGCTGGTGCTCACCTCCGGGCGACTGCAGGGCAACCGGCTCGGAGAGCGACTGCTCAAGGAGTTGCGGGCGTACGAGCGCGAGGGCGGCCGGGTCGTCATCGTCGGCGCCGCGGAGGAGGCGTTCGACTCGATCGACCTGGACAACCACGGCGCCGGATACTGCGTCGGCGACTACATCGCGCGATCCGGACACCGCAACGTGGTGGTCCTCGGATCCCAACAGGGCACGGCGAACCTCTCGGCGCGCGCCTCCGGCTTCGTCGGCGGGCTGACCAGCGCAGGAGTCCCCGCCGCGGCCATCCGCACGGTGAACTGCACGGGCGACCGCCGAGGCGGCTTCGAAGCGGCCCGCGCACTGGCCGGCCAGGGGATGACGGCGGTCGACGCCGTCCTCGCCGTCAACGACGCGGTCGCCATCGGCGCGATGTCGGCACTCCGCGACGCCGGTGTCAGCGTCCCCCACGACGTGTCGGTGACGGGAATC comes from the Streptomyces sp. KMM 9044 genome and includes:
- a CDS encoding LacI family DNA-binding transcriptional regulator — its product is MRDVAAAAGVSITTASRVLGGSTHSVSKATAERVRTAAADLRYTLNASARAMRRASEAVALVADDLTTPSMGMVVAAMERQARKSGAFVTVSSTRATPDRQLQTVRLLRGLRPKALVLTSGRLQGNRLGERLLKELRAYEREGGRVVIVGAAEEAFDSIDLDNHGAGYCVGDYIARSGHRNVVVLGSQQGTANLSARASGFVGGLTSAGVPAAAIRTVNCTGDRRGGFEAARALAGQGMTAVDAVLAVNDAVAIGAMSALRDAGVSVPHDVSVTGIDDIQLAVDVTPQLTTFALPLTDMGATAIQLALADRHEPTTLTVQGHLVIRGSTMPRGRRAPCP